The DNA segment AAACCGACCTTGATGTCACGGCCTTGCGGCAGGATTTTCCGATCCTGCACCAGGAAGTGCATGGCAAGTCGCTGGCCTATCTCGACAACGCCGCAACCTCGCAGAAGCCGACGGCTGTCATCGAGGCGATCAACGCCTATTACCGCCAGGACAACGCCAACGTGCATCGCGGCGTGCACCAGCTGTCCGAACGCGCGACCCGTGCTTACGAAGGTGCGCGTGACAAGCTCGCTGCATTCCTTGGCGCGGGCGACGAGCGCAGCGTCGTGTTCACTCGCGGCAACACCGAGGCGATCAACCTGGTGGCCCAGTCCTGGGGGCACAACAACATCGGCGCGGGCGACGAGATCCTCATCACCCACATGGAGCACCACTCGAACATCGTGCCCTGGCAGCTTCTTTGCGAGCAGACCGGTGCGAAGCTGAAAGTCGCGCCGATCAATGACCGGGGCGAGCTGGTCATGGATGAATTCAGCAAGCTCCTCAACACCAGGACGAAACTGGTCGGCGTGGTGCACGTGTCGAACGCGCTGGGCACGGTCAACCCGGTCGAAGAGATCGTCAAGCTGGCCCATGCCAACGGCAGCAAGGTGCTGGTCGATGGTGCACAGGCAACGCCGCACATGGCGGTGAACATCGCTGCACTGAATGCCGACTTCTACACCATTGCCGGCCACAAGATGTTCGGCCCCACCGGGATCGGCGCCTTGATTGCGCCGACTGCCCTGCTGGACGAAATGCCGCCATGGCAAGGTGGCGGCGACATGATCCGCATGGTGACCTTCGAAAAGTCGATGTTCGCACCGGTGCCGACCAAGTTCGAAGCCGGCACGCCAAGCATTGCGGAGGCCATCGGTCTCGGCGCCACGGTGGACTACCTCGAGAACGTCGGCATGGACAACATCGCCGCATGGGAGGCCGATTTGCTGGCCTACGGCACCGAACGCCTGTCGCAAGTCGAAGGCCTGCGCTTCATCGGCACGGCCAGTGAAAAGGCCAGCGTGATCTCCTTCGTACTGGATGGCGTGCACCCGCATGACATCGGCACGATCGTCGACCAGCACGGCGTCGCAATTCGTACGGGTCACCACTGCGCCATGCCGGTGATGGATTTCTTCCAGGTGCCCGCCACGGCGCGTGCTTCTTTCGCGTTCTACAACACCCGCGAGGAAATCGACCGCCTGGCCATTGCGCTGGATGACTGCAAGAGGATGCTCGGCTGATGGATTTGAAAGATCTCTACCAGGACATCATTGTCGACCACAATCGCTCGCCGCGGAATTTCCGCCGGATGGACGATGCCGATCGCGAAGCCATCGGCTTCAACCCGCTTTGCGGCGACAAGCTGTCCATTTTCCTCAAGCTGGATGGTGACACGATTGCCGACGTCAGCTTCCAGGGTTCGGGGTGCGCCATCTCGGTTGCCTCGGCGTCCTTGCTGACCGAACGCCTGAAAGGTGCCGACATCAGCGAGGCCGAGACGCTGTTCGGCGACATGATTCCCCTGCTGAAAGGCGAATGGTCGGATGATCGCGACCGAGGGCCGCTGAAGAAGCTGGCCGCACTGGAAGGTGTCAAGGAATACCCCTCGCGCGTGAAATGCGCCTCGCTGTGCTGGCACACGCTCGACGCAGCGCTGAACAACGCCGACGAACCTGTAACCACGGAATAAACGAGAGTCCCATGCTGAACATTTCAGGCGATCCCGTCCCTCTCAATCGCGACACCCGGGCCGTGATGATCCCGGCCGGCAATCCGGTCATCATCCCGGAAGGCACCGAAGTGGTCGTTGCCCAGGAACTGGGTGGTGCGTTTACCATCTACCTCGGCGGCCAGCTGGCACGCATTGCCGGCAAGGATGCGGATGCGCTCGGCAAGGAACCGACGCAGATGCCGGAACTGCCGGAAGACGCCACGGATGCCGATGTCGAACAGCTGGTCTGGGACCAGATGCGCACCTGCTTCGATCCCGAGATTCCGATCAACATCGTGGACCTCGGCCTGGTCTACCGCTGCGAACTGAAGAAACAGGAAGACGGCGATTTCATTGCCGAGGTCGACATGACGCTGACCGCACCCGGGTGTGGCATGGGCGACATCATCGCCTTCGACGTGAAGGAAAAGGTCGAGATGGTCCCGCGCATCAAGCAGGCGAACGTCGACCTGACCTTCGATCCACCTTGGAACCAGTCGATGATGAGCGACGAGGCACGCCTGAAGACCGGCATGTATTGACCACCCCGCTTTCACAAAAAAAAGCCCCGCAGTGCGGGGCTTTTTTCCTGCCTTAGCGGCGGACCCGTCAGTCCAGGTCCACCCAGTTCCAGGTAGCGAGATCCGGAGTCGTATAGAAGACCACGGTTTCATCGTACGGAATCCATTGCAGGTCGGAGCTGCTCTGGTTGCTGTCGAAATCGTTCATGATGTCGACCGGGCCAGCAACGCCCGCCTCCTTGTCGAACTGCACCAGCCGGGTGATGCAGGAGAAGCCGTCGGGCGCTGCCGTGTAATCGCAGTTCTGCCAGGTGACGGCTGCCACCTCATCCAGTCCCTGCAGCATCCAGTCCGTGGTGAAATCCCTGGCAACCGAATCGTTCTCGGGTGCGAGCTCGTAGAGCGGCTCCCAGCCACCTGCTTCGGAATGCCAGAGCAGGTGCGGATCGCCGTCATTCCCGTTGGCATCGTTACGCGTCAGCAACCAGGAAAAATCCGTGCCCAGGATGTCGAAACCGGCGGGCGTGAAAGCAGCATCGATCTCGCCTGACGTGACCCGGCTGGTGACACTGACGAGGGCCGACGACATTTCCAGCGTGATGCCTTCGTACACCTTGCCACCGGACGAATTCATGGTGGCACCGGCATAGATGACGTCGCCAACCCGGCCCGCTATCTCGCTGTGGATGACGTCACCCGGCTGGGAAGACGTCAGCAACACCGGAGTTGCCTCGGAAGGCGCGTCGAAATCCACGCCATACGCATACAGCCGCTGCTTCATGACGCCATCACTGTCCATCTCGTTGACGGTATCCAGTGTCCAGAGGCGAACGCCGATGTCGACCGTGCTGGAATGCGACAAGGGCCAATGCGTCAGGTCGCCGTAGGTCCAGCTGCCGGCCAGGTCTCGCCCGTACCAACGAGGCTGATCGACCGTGCCGGACGTCGATGCCCGGTGCGAGATAGCCATCAAGCGGTCCTGGTTGTTGAAATAGACTTCCTGGATGGAGGCATGCAGCGCAGACGATTCAAGCAGTACCTTTTCCGACCAGGCATCGGCGTCGGCATCGTAATAGAACGCGTAGGCATCACGATTGCGCTCGCCCGGGCCAAGCACCGAGGTGTACGCGCCGGACGTGTTCGTCAGCAATACGGCGATTGCGATATCACCGTTGGAAGCCTCGGCTGCGTCGGTGAACTGCCAGTACGGCGTGGCGCCTGCCGAGATGCTCTTCAATTCGTACTCGGTCGCGGTTCCCGCTGCACGATCGACAATGGTCGCCGACAGGACCGTCGGGTCGTTGATCACCTGCTCGACAACCAGAACGCGATCGTCGCTCAGCGCATGATAGGCCAGCAAATCCGGTGCCAGGTGAACCTGGCTCTCGGCATCCCGTACCAGGAATTCGGGAGCGGTGGTGAAGTCCCAGCTTTCAGCAGCGCCAAGCTCGGCGCCATCGGCAGCGGCGACCGTTGCCAACAGGTTTGCCGTAAGGACCGTGTCACGCGGCATCACCCCTTCGAAAACGAAGCTGGCCGTGAGGTCATCGGCAGACAGGCTGTACGACGTCGGCAGGAAATCCGTCACACCATCGGTCAGCGTGAAGGCACCGTCGAACGTCGCTTCGTCCATGGCCTTGCTGAAGGTGATGTCCACCTGGAGCGGCTGGCGAATGACATCGCTGTCGCCCGCCGCCGGCGTGGTCGACTGCACCGTGGGTGCTGCCGGCGTGGTCGTGCCGGAATCGACCGGCACCGGTGTGGAACTCGAACCGCCGCCGCCACCGCAGGCGGCCAGTCCCAGGAAAGAAACGAAAAGGAAATATCTGACGTCCATGAATGAAAACTCCAAGCCGGTCTATCCGGCAAACCCCTATATGTAAAAAAACCCGGGGAAAACTCGCAAGAAATACCGCGGGGTACAAATCGGCGGTCAACAAAACGTGATCGGTATCACACTATTCAGGCCGCCTTGCCCAAAAAAACCCCACCATCAAGGTGGGGTTCTGGCCAGCACGTCGTTGCAGGAATCAATCCAGGCCACGACGCTCCAGCAGCGGCGTGATGTCCGGTTCGGCACCACGGAAGGTACGGAACAGGGTCATCGCGTCTTCCGCCCCGCCACGCGACAGCAGGGTCTCACGGAAGTGATCGCCATTCT comes from the Gammaproteobacteria bacterium genome and includes:
- a CDS encoding cysteine desulfurase; protein product: MKTDLDVTALRQDFPILHQEVHGKSLAYLDNAATSQKPTAVIEAINAYYRQDNANVHRGVHQLSERATRAYEGARDKLAAFLGAGDERSVVFTRGNTEAINLVAQSWGHNNIGAGDEILITHMEHHSNIVPWQLLCEQTGAKLKVAPINDRGELVMDEFSKLLNTRTKLVGVVHVSNALGTVNPVEEIVKLAHANGSKVLVDGAQATPHMAVNIAALNADFYTIAGHKMFGPTGIGALIAPTALLDEMPPWQGGGDMIRMVTFEKSMFAPVPTKFEAGTPSIAEAIGLGATVDYLENVGMDNIAAWEADLLAYGTERLSQVEGLRFIGTASEKASVISFVLDGVHPHDIGTIVDQHGVAIRTGHHCAMPVMDFFQVPATARASFAFYNTREEIDRLAIALDDCKRMLG
- a CDS encoding SUF system NifU family Fe-S cluster assembly protein yields the protein MDLKDLYQDIIVDHNRSPRNFRRMDDADREAIGFNPLCGDKLSIFLKLDGDTIADVSFQGSGCAISVASASLLTERLKGADISEAETLFGDMIPLLKGEWSDDRDRGPLKKLAALEGVKEYPSRVKCASLCWHTLDAALNNADEPVTTE
- the sufT gene encoding putative Fe-S cluster assembly protein SufT yields the protein MLNISGDPVPLNRDTRAVMIPAGNPVIIPEGTEVVVAQELGGAFTIYLGGQLARIAGKDADALGKEPTQMPELPEDATDADVEQLVWDQMRTCFDPEIPINIVDLGLVYRCELKKQEDGDFIAEVDMTLTAPGCGMGDIIAFDVKEKVEMVPRIKQANVDLTFDPPWNQSMMSDEARLKTGMY
- a CDS encoding Ig-like domain-containing protein, with translation MDVRYFLFVSFLGLAACGGGGGSSSTPVPVDSGTTTPAAPTVQSTTPAAGDSDVIRQPLQVDITFSKAMDEATFDGAFTLTDGVTDFLPTSYSLSADDLTASFVFEGVMPRDTVLTANLLATVAAADGAELGAAESWDFTTAPEFLVRDAESQVHLAPDLLAYHALSDDRVLVVEQVINDPTVLSATIVDRAAGTATEYELKSISAGATPYWQFTDAAEASNGDIAIAVLLTNTSGAYTSVLGPGERNRDAYAFYYDADADAWSEKVLLESSALHASIQEVYFNNQDRLMAISHRASTSGTVDQPRWYGRDLAGSWTYGDLTHWPLSHSSTVDIGVRLWTLDTVNEMDSDGVMKQRLYAYGVDFDAPSEATPVLLTSSQPGDVIHSEIAGRVGDVIYAGATMNSSGGKVYEGITLEMSSALVSVTSRVTSGEIDAAFTPAGFDILGTDFSWLLTRNDANGNDGDPHLLWHSEAGGWEPLYELAPENDSVARDFTTDWMLQGLDEVAAVTWQNCDYTAAPDGFSCITRLVQFDKEAGVAGPVDIMNDFDSNQSSSDLQWIPYDETVVFYTTPDLATWNWVDLD